The following coding sequences are from one Niveibacterium umoris window:
- a CDS encoding imm11 family protein, translating into MSNYVIWKYASYPAGCVLQDISGFEDTYKLKNGTPLTGQFPRGVSLHMNPDFPDDLALGDSLLNSDMIVVGSARLKDFLIARAIPNLEFLPVAIVDHKGRLASEDYFIVHPTVPVDCLDRKASAYEEDILDPDSIGFISKLVLDEAAIPPDRQIFSMAGYWDLTFARRDLAEALIAAGFTGIRFIEPSEHPES; encoded by the coding sequence ATGTCCAACTATGTCATCTGGAAATACGCGAGCTACCCGGCTGGATGTGTCCTTCAGGACATCAGCGGCTTTGAAGACACCTACAAACTGAAGAACGGAACGCCGCTGACCGGCCAGTTCCCGCGGGGAGTGTCGCTGCACATGAATCCCGACTTCCCTGACGATCTGGCGCTGGGCGACTCGCTGCTCAATAGCGACATGATCGTCGTCGGGTCGGCACGACTGAAAGACTTCCTCATCGCAAGAGCGATCCCGAATCTGGAGTTCCTTCCGGTCGCAATCGTCGATCACAAGGGCCGCCTTGCAAGCGAGGACTACTTCATCGTCCACCCCACGGTGCCCGTCGATTGCCTCGATCGCAAAGCCTCGGCCTATGAAGAAGACATTCTCGATCCAGACAGCATCGGCTTCATTTCGAAACTTGTGCTCGACGAAGCAGCAATTCCCCCCGATCGCCAGATCTTCAGCATGGCCGGATACTGGGATCTCACCTTCGCCCGGCGCGACCTCGCAGAGGCGCTTATCGCGGCAGGCTTCACCGGCATTCGCTTTATCGAGCCGTCCGAACATCCCGAAAGCTGA